TTTGAATCAAGTTATGGAATCTATATTGTTGCACCTACTTTTTGTATGAACAGCATTGTGCATCACGGTGACATTGAGGGTTTCTGGGCTTAGCAGGATGTCCACATCTGCAGGTGACGGGTCAATGGAGGCCAACAGTGTAGAGATAGATGGAGCCTGTGACTGGCAAGCAAGTAGGTCTGGGGTAGTTGGGGATGAGGGTGGAGACACAGATGGAGAAAGAGGAGAAGGGTCTGGAGCAGTGGTGGCATGGAAGGGGGCTGTCTGTAAAGAAGGAGGCAACAGATCTGGGGGGGATCTTGATGGAGGCAAGGTGGAGGATGGAACCAAGGAACCAGGAGAAGCAGGTGGAATACTGGGTTGGTAGTCTGACACAGTATCAAGGATATGTTGACTGCATTGGGTAGATGCCTGTGATGAGGAGGTAGGGCTGAAAGCCACTGATATCTCTACCAGGGGGCTGCTCTTGCTGGTGGGTGCCGGCAAATCCGACTTCTTAAAAATAAAGGCTCTTTCAGTTAAGCTGCGCTGAAAGTGCCGGAATGGAGGCTTTCCTGTATATAAAAACAGAATGGATTAAGAAGAATGTATGCATTAGCTTCAAGCTAAATACTCTTTCCTAAAGCAACCTACTGTATATAAGAAACATAAATCAGGCCACCACCATTAGCAAGAATCCACTTGTTAAGTCTGACACAATGCAAGACATAAAAACAGGGCCTGACAGTTCAAACAAACCACAATGACAGAACCGGTATCATTATTCAACATAAAAAGCCATTGTTAAGGATGAAAAATGGGCTAAATTCCTTTATTTTAAACAGAGTGATGAGTTTAGCTGTTCTCCCAGAAGGGATTAGCGGTATATCGGTACATGGTCAATACATCATGAACGGATACATTTCTTGACACAGGtggaacctaaattcacaagtacacaatcaacatggaaaacattatgGTAAATGTGCCCTTGAATTTTGGTTTCCCAATGAATTACATCAACACTGGAAAGAGAGTAGTTGATAAAACCAAGACTGTTCATCGGATATGTTGCTGAATACTCATACAACATGCTAATTCATTTGAGACAACATCATCTGAGTGTGTGCACGACCTGAGTAAagcagaaacagcctctgcaagttagTCCCTCTATGGCATTAAGCTAATTTAGCCACAGATGGGCGACCATACTTGGTAGTAGGGAACGCAGGGTTTAGCTTCTTAGGACTGTTATGATGCTACATTTTCGATTTTtcgatttattttttaacaaggtgcaaataagcatctcttGTTATTCAGACACATTGATGGACGCATTGCCATCGGTTTACAACTTTCTGTAaatgtgtttgcagttttaataataatagaataaatTATGTTTTTCCTGCGTTACAGAAATTGCACCAAAACATAACACTGCAGCATACTGGCTTATACAgtagtacctcagttctcaaactcattagaacttgaatttcttaaaagtcgaaccagccAGAactacctagaactcgatctgaatctcagaagtcaaaccgtgaacgccgacctaaaatcacgcggcacgtctctcagcggaaacaaagggtaaagcttcagtctcagcctcgcattcgttgtgatagcatcatgcatgtttacactagctgaatatgaatatttagacagtaaaaatacatttagacaacgatagacagtaacagtaattattattatataataaaatacatttaaaaataaagatttcttattaagtattttaatattaataataaaccattaatacatttaattataataatattgtcgtgccgagcggggacggaacggagacaaaggtgcagacgtcagggtatcggggaatacggggtttaattacaggtaagtcAGGCAAAAAGCAGACGggcaatacaatgaccggactggggaaagaaactgaaacacggactaaatacagaggactaatgacaacaaccagaaacagctgatcacacgaggattccacacggggttaacgagggggcgtggcacacggaaggagtggacgatcagggcaggacacattgttttctttaactttacacattgtttggatacatttattttcttactttacaaattactgttttgataaatgtgcttagatgtgtttagtacagtatatgctcttcttgttttatccggttcattttgtgtttaaatgctaaaaaaaaaacatatttaggtgtaatgttttggggctgggaaccacttaattggttttccattatttcttatggggaaaattcgatcacaactcgaactttttagaattcgatccagagttctgaacggattaaatttgtgttctgaggtaccactgtacccaGATTGGCCCTAGAAACAATATAGTCACATTAGTTGTTCAAACCTCATGACTTCAGTCAGTTTGAGACTTTGAAGCCACGGTTGGTGGAATTGCTGTGCATGTCAGTCACTGATTGGTTTAGTGTAGTACGAACTAATACGCTAATTACGAGTGGGTGAAACCAGTCAGAGTGGGTGAAACCTGTATAACATTTTTCCCACCCATCTCAATTTATTTTGACTAACAATCTCAAAGCTGCACAATTTAAGTGCATCTAGGGTCATTTGACAGTAATATTTATTCTTTTCAGCCAAATCACAAGCTTAGTATTACTGGTGAACGCTCCACCCTCCCTCTCACCTGTAAGTGGGGAGGCAGGGTTTGGAGGATCACAAGAAGATGATGAAGACAGCTGCCTGAAGAACTCCAGTGGATTGATGGAACGTTGCGAGACCAGTGCTGCCGCCTCCTACAGAATGGGAGGAGCGAATACTGCTTTACAGTTCTAACATGTATGCATTGGACCAGTGTTACTGCTGAATTATTCAAAGGCCAAATATTAAGACTACAAAACATAACTCTTTTAAGATAGCTTCTTAACTTACTGCTGCCTTCTCAATGGACTCACTCCGTCTGAAGCTGGCTCTCATCTCTTCCTCATGCTCCTTTTTCTGCTGCTCCTACAGCAAACCCCAAGGCACAAAACTGGAATACCTTCATCAAATAAACACATCTGGTTCTAAAATATTACAAATCGCACTGCCCACACCCATCCACACCAAACTTAAAACTAAAATCCTTTTTCTATCAAATGTATAAACAGAATAATTAAACTatcaaattacattttaataatttagcaGTCTTTTTACAAGGTTAATGAACTGTCAGAACACCTCTGTCACTCTCATCTCCTATTACAATTATTTATGCAACCAAACATTGACGGCACTTGCCTTAATCCTGTTGTGCTTAATCTAATTAATGTCGGTATTTCAAAAGGAGTCTTTTTTTAATCTTCACATGCTATTTGTAACTGACATAAATGCTCAGTCATTCACTCTCACAAGGCCAGCTCTTTTGAATGTCACCATATGCCACTAACTCACCCACTGGATCATCTCCTGTTTTTGTGCTGCTGCCTCCTTCTCTTCCTCTATTCTCCTGTCAAAACAGAACATGAAAGAACAAGAACATTCGGTGACAACACGATCTGGAAAATATTGTAAAACATTCTAAAAGATTTCATGAATCACCAATGACAAGTTAATCAGTCACGAGAAAAAAACTAAACCACTTAGAAAGTTCATGAACAATTCTAATATTGGATAAACTGCTGCAAAATACAAACAAAGAAGATTAGATAAGTGTTTCAGCATTATTTAGAGAATATTACTACTTGGAAACAACAGCAAAGTTTTTTTGGTGGGGAGGACGGGGGGCAGACAATCACTACACCATTTTAGCAAAGAGAAATCTGAGAGCAGTCTGTCTGCCAATCAGTTCTGTTTCCTGGAGTGATTTTGGACCATGAAAAATGAATGAAGGTTGTTTTGTTACCTACATGTAACTaaaatctgaaattaaaatgacaaGTTCAAGTTAAGCTCCAGCAGAGAGGCACTGCTGCTCACAGGGGGCTCTATCACAAAATAGGCTGCAATGTTTCCATATATTGACATCCAGACCTCCTCTCCTGTATCCTATTCTCTTTCTCAATCATCTTCCTTTCCCTCTCCTCTGCCTCTCTGTGCTCCTGTTGTATTCTTTTTATTTCCAAGAGCCTCCTTTCTTCGAATGCCCGTCTCTTCTCTTCTGCTTTCCTCGCATCTTCCTCTCTCTAGCGAAGAAAGTGAGTTGGGAAAGGGTTACCTGGAGTTGAGACCACATCATTTCAGCTGAAACCTTGTTTGTGTGTAACACATAAATTCTTATACTTCACCCAGGTTGAGAAGCTGATCACAGTGAACCACTGAATTCAAATATTTTGGTACTCACATCTGACCGTGCCCAAAAGGACTCCCTCTTCATTCTTTGTATCTCCATCACAGCTATTGTCCTCTTATAGTTAGTTCCCTGAAAGGACAAATGAAAGAGATCAATCACAAACACAGCACAGTGAAGTCCAGCCATCACAATACCGTCGTCATCTTTGCTTCTATATGGGGAGCAAACATCCCAATACGAATTCCTTTTAGCGAATACAggcatggaaaaaattaagagaccacagcacaattttttgtttgaCTCAATTCTCAATGTATGGGTGTGCATCTATGAgtaatatacaatatatatatatatatatatatatatatatatatatgcgcacagtggtacctcagtactcaaacttattagaactcgaatttcttaaaaaaaaattacctagaactcgatctgaatctcagaagtggAACCGTGAatgccaacctaagataacttgtatgcgcggggaaatgagtcacgcggcatgtctctcagcggaaacaaagggtaaagcttcagtctcagcctcgcattcgctgtgacagcatcatgcatgtttacactagttgaatacatatatttagacagtaaaaatacatttagacaatgatagacagtaacagtgattattattatataataaaatacatttaaaaataaagatttcttattaagtattttaatattaataataaaccattaatacatttaatacatcccattataataatattgtcgtgttgagcggggacggaacggagacaaaggaaTGCTGCTTAGtgcagccttctgccagcagaaccacaactaaaccaaaatttaaaaatgtagatttGTTATAGAGTGGTCTAAATTTTTTCCACAACTGTATATTACCACTCCATGCTTGCTTTAATTTGAATGTTGTTAACTGACAGCAATGAGTTTAGTAGAAAATGTATCAACAAATACTGAAGCTCGGACTCTCACCACAGATTCTTCTTTGTCCACAGAGCAAGACCCACTCTTCCCATGCACTGCTGGGGTGCCCATTGTGCTGAACATGGCACTTATCCGATCCTCTGTCACATCTTCCAGTGTCTTAGCGCTGACAAACATGTGAGCTTCCTGGAAGAAAGACAGTCCAAAGGTGAAACAGGATAACCTCAAAAATTAGGGTAGGAGTAAGGGCCAGAAAATTGACTCCAGGATTGTTCGCGTAACCTATATGTCCACTGATATCATCagttaatgtatattgtaaccATGAAATTAGTGTTGTCAACTATGCAGACCATGCAAATGGTCTTATTAGCACTTGATGAATAATGGCAGTTAGTTTATGTCATCACCAGGTACTATTAATTACGTTGACATGTTAAGTTCACAaatgttattatattatttttgaatttcagggagggAAGAGACACGCACTGgcttaaaaaaagaataacagTACCTACATATTACCACTAGGGCAAAACTATTATTTTTGTCATAATATATATAAACTGGATCCAGTCAACAAAATGAGATGTAACTTATTtgttttaagaacataagaaatttacaaacgagaggaggccattcggcccatcaagctcgtttggggagaacttaactaatagctcagagttgttaaaatcttatctagctctgattgaAATGaatccagggttttagcttgcgctacactagtaggaagactattccatactctaactacatgctgtgtaaagaagtgctttctcaaattcattttaaaatgttctcccactaatttccacttatggccacgagttctagtatttaaactaatattgaagtagtcatttggctgaacaacatccagacctgttaaaatcttacagtatatacctggatcatgacTCCCCTtcgtctcctttgctcaaggctaaacagattcagctcagctaacctctcctcataagacattcctctaagaccaggaatcattctcgtagccctacattataccctttccaaggcagcaatgtcctttttaaggtatggtgaacAAACCTgcacactgagctggccccataattacctaagtCATTATTTTTATAGAACCATAAAATAACCTTTAGGACATATGGATTAAATGCAGaagacacattttgttgttgtgcactgtgtgctgtggtgtctATCAACACTGATCTCTAAATTTGAATGCCCATTAAAATTGTCTCCAGTGTGTactagtggtgggcggatcgatccaagtatCGATAATATCCATAGtaatgttggtattgatattgataaataccagtttaatgagatcgatactttaGTTTCCATTTCTCTCCTGAATGCACTGTGGCTGTCTATATaagcgctgctgctctcacttGCCGCTCCCGGCTGTCACAGCGCAGAGCAGGctttgctcctcctcctcagtctTGTGATTTGATGTTGTACCgtcacgtgactcagcggcgccgGGCAAGCAAACAGGCTCACTCgtgcacgcagacacacacgcactgtTATCCAGGTAGATTATAATGGTGCCAGTAATATTTTAGTCATCTTCAATATTAGTTAATATTAAATTTTCAAAGTGTAAGTGGTTAAAActcaaaatgaataaattatgCTAAGACCTTTTTTATCATGGATGCTAGTGCTAGCATCTGTGTCAAATAGGTAAATGGTTTGGGTTAACGTGATAATTCTTCAAAGTCACCGTGACCAGAACCACGGAATGCGGTTAAtcaaagttatttttttaactcattttttttgttgattaattaatcaaaattatCGTTTTATTTGATACAATTTTATCCCATTGCcctacggtggcccctagagacaaaacacacacaaaagaaaaagcagaaacaaaatgaaaatgcgcagcaaattaaaaaaacacacaaaagaaaaagcagaaacaaaatgaaaatgcgcagcaaattaaaaaaacacacgcaaaagaaaaagcagaaacaaaatgaaaatgcgcagcaaattaaaaaaacacacacaaaagaaaaagcagaaacaaaatgaaaatgcgcagcaaattaaaaaaacacacgcaaaagaaaaagcagaaacaaaatgaaaatgcgcagcaagttaaaaaaacacacgcaaaagaaaaagcagaaacaaaatgaaaatgcgctgcaaatgaaaaaacacacacaaaagaaaaagcagaaacaaaatgaaaatgcgctgcaaatgaaaaaacacacacaaaagaaaaagcagaaacaaaatgaaaatgcgcagcaaattaaaaaaacacacaaaagaaaaagcagaaacaaaatgaaaatgcgcagcaaattaaaaaaacacacgcaaaagaaaaagcagaaacaaaatgaaaatgcgcagcaaattaaaaaaacacacacaaaagaaaaagcagaaacaaaatgaaaatgcgcagcaaattaaaaaaacacacacaaaagaaaaagcagaaacaaaatgaaaatgcgcagcaagttaaaaaaacacacgcaaaagaaaaagcagaaacaaaatgaaaatgcgctgcaaatgaaaaaacacacacaaaagaaaaagcagaaacaaaatgaaaatgcgcagcaaattaaaaaaacacacgcaaaagaaaaagcagaaacaaaatgaaaatgcgcagcaagtagacaatcccaaaccggaagtgctccaccacgctagggggcgcggtgagctcatgtggcacagtcgctacacagtagtgatgggaagttcgactgaattaactgatttgattctttcgagctgtccgttgtaatgaatcgattctaaaatcgattctgtgattcacttttttttccgtcttttttgcgcctgaccgtatgagtcaacgaatcatgggatcggataataaatcaaacggtgtctcaaggttacgttatttgactgaaagatggggctggtgttcaacaaaaatgttcagcttgactattcacaataaaaaaaacaatatataaaaagcagaaagggtgtcgatgctgaataaacacgcgtgtatatatagttcttattttcttgactttagccaaattcatgtgcatgagtatcaaggactacatcacagttaacaactgcaatattaccaatacaatcacacacacatacaatgagcatgagtaaacttgcatacgttgttgtgtaaacgtcaaagttaataaatatctttggtttttgatgaaagacatatggttttattatgcagaaatgcaataatttactgttgtgaacgccgcaatggctcttgggatcggttcgcaaaccatccGTTTGACTTGCCGACGGAGTGTCCAAGAGTCCGTTCGATGAACAAATCGTGTAACTACGCCGGTCACAAGGGAGTCAACGCTTCATACTGATGTTCAAATTCCCGTTTTATTTTATCCTCTTCTTGCAAAGAACACCGTGAAAACTATGGacgcaaaataaagtttttcggtataatacacacacatatatgtacatctttatacagaaaataaacatatctgaaatatttatgcaacaaacaaaaataataattaccgtGTTGCCTCTTTGACCAGTCGTAGAAAGAGTCGTAGCTTGCCATTCACTGTCTATTACTAAATGCCCTTACGTGAGAACTTCCGGTTCAAAGCCACGTTGGTCATGTGACTTAATAGCTCATTCTTATGCAAATACTTTTAAAACTTCAAATAATGTAGGCAACACCACAAACTCctttaaacaataaataaaattaatgataTTATTTTAACTCTCTTTTGGGAAATTCACTTTAACAGTGTTGTCATGGCAAAATTAACACACTTCTTAGTGTCAGCTACACTCCCACCAAATTACCTTGATTTAAGACCCGTTTGAAATTACACTGTTGACATCAcaaattttacagaaataaatcAATGGTAATTTCTTAGTTCTTAGTCAAACACATTTGGAGTAAACATTtcaacatatacatatataactcTTAACAAATTCTTAAATCAGAAATACTGTATTGATTACATGACCAGAAGTATAAACTTTAATGTAAACAACATGGAACTCAATCTTTGTGGATCAGTAACCTTCCCTCAATTAAGTACTAATCAAATAATATCTGGAGCTCTAAAGAGTTTTCAATTGCTTTCCACAAGAACCACTAACTTTTGAATAGGACGTTCTAAAATGGTTGGTTTGGTAAGGCGTTCACCCTTTTTGCCTAATTTCGCTTCTCCCATCTGTATTGTCACTTTTCGCACCAGTCCGTCATCATCTTTCTGGACATCAATATCTTTGGCGAGTCTCCACTGACAGCGAGGAACCTCTTCATCTTTAACAATGACAATGTCACTGACTTGAACGTTTCTCTTAGGAGTATGCCATCTTTGTCTAAGAGTAATGTTGGCGAGATATTCTTTTCTCCATCTACACCAAAATTGTTCAGACAGGTACTGTACTCGCCTCCACCTCCTTTTGGCATACAAGTCTTCCTGAACAAACTTTCCTGGTGGGGGAAGTAAAGTAGAAGACTTCATCTGGAGCAGATGGTTAGGTGTCAAGGGGTTTAAACTTTTTGGGTCGTTGATACAGTCAACAGTAAGTGGACGGCTATTGACAATGGACATAGCTTCGTAAAAAAATGTCCTCAAGGAAGCATCATCCAGTCTCCCAGCACTTTGGGCAAGAACTGAGCTTAGCACGTTCCTCACTGTTCTAATTAGTCTCTCCCAAACACCTCCTACATGACTTGAATCTGGTACGTTCATAATAAAGTCACATTGTCTTTCTGTCAAATATACAGCCAGTCTCTCTTTGTCCAATTCATTTAGGGCTCTTCCAAATTCATTTTTTGCTCCGACAAAATTAGATCCTTGATCTGACCTAATTTGTCTAACAGATCCTCGGATTGCTATAAAACAACGTAAGGCATTGATCAATGCATCAGTTGTCATGTCTTCTAGCATCTCTAAATGAATTGCTCTGGAGCTAAGGCACGTAAGAAGTAGTCCATATCTTTTGTGCTCTTTACGACCTTGTTTGGTATGAAAGGGACCAAAGCAATCCATACCGCAGTAAGAGAAAGGCGGTGAGGGATCGACACGATCGGTAGGCAGGTCTGCCATCCGTTGCCCTTCTGCTGGTCTACGAGCCTTCCTACAAGTAACACACTGTCTTATGTATTTAGCTACTGCCCTGCTGCCTCCAATAATCCAGTAACCACTAACCCTCAACTCATTCAGGGTTTGACCTCTGCCTTGATGCTGGATTTTTTTGTGACAGTGACTAATAATCAAATTTGTGAAGACAGAGTCTTTGGGAAGAATTATCGGGTGCTTAAAGTTGTGAGGTGAAGATGCTCTCCTTAGTCTCCCTCCCACTCTAAGCATGCCATCTTGTATGATGGGATCGAGCTGATACAACTGGTGATTAGATGGGAGCTTTCCAGATTCTTGGCTAAGAATATTCAGTTCCTctttgaaaacattttgttgAACAAGTCTAATGATTGCAGCAGCAGCTCGCTCCTTTTCTTCCACATTTAAAGGGTCTGTCTTCTTGATCCGCTTAGCTAGTCGTTGAATTCGAGCAACAACATTTACTGCAGTGGTCCACCTTGAGAATCGTGACAGCCTGGTCAAAAGGCCATCTTCCCTTTCAGCTATTGTATTTAGCACTTCAATAATCTTCACCTCTGGATCTC
This is a stretch of genomic DNA from Paramormyrops kingsleyae isolate MSU_618 chromosome 7, PKINGS_0.4, whole genome shotgun sequence. It encodes these proteins:
- the LOC111847057 gene encoding uncharacterized protein isoform X2, whose protein sequence is MKAINLNTFNLSLLTAKEDVLNPRSSTDWALFRYDGFNNNLKLSDSGVGGLVELVKRFHRNRGLYGLCQVTLKKPEHQHIVLISWIGDDVDKCRREEYASHQPAIKAFFKEAHMFVSAKTLEDVTEDRISAMFSTMGTPAVHGKSGSCSVDKEESVGTNYKRTIAVMEIQRMKRESFWARSDREEDARKAEEKRRAFEERRLLEIKRIQQEHREAEERERKMIEKENRIQERRRIEEEKEAAAQKQEMIQWEQQKKEHEEEMRASFRRSESIEKAAEAAALVSQRSINPLEFFRQLSSSSSCDPPNPASPLTGKPPFRHFQRSLTERAFIFKKSDLPAPTSKSSPLVEISVAFSPTSSSQASTQCSQHILDTVSDYQPSIPPASPGSLVPSSTLPPSRSPPDLLPPSLQTAPFHATTAPDPSPLSPSVSPPSSPTTPDLLACQSQAPSISTLLASIDPSPADVDILLSPETLNVTVMHNAVHTKKHASSLKSSDVDLEDLEVDILEIDLGITKGVENEECGEEEAGLFNLKTGSDPHTLALKTDLAIHSTEEYGVAFVDHHPDAESAMLVTDLKEQVECMSIEKNDFTEKKVPFKEPFIDSEDREREEMQWSESPLQASAETGKITLFGQADEEETYEVTDDVDQSTLQVQPTVDSKCGIINEQKSQNINDPPMDCDDVESLRSIKEDQSCDLIYVSTRQDGIQEDSKNMIETSKDNEVETTSLDRIDIVETVDKA
- the LOC111847057 gene encoding uncharacterized protein isoform X4 translates to MKAINLNTFNLSLLTAKEDVLNPRSSTDWALFRYDGFNNNLKLSDSGVGGLVELVKRFHRNRGLYGLCQVTLKKPEHQHIVLISWIGDDVDKCRREEYASHQPAIKAFFKEAHMFVSAKTLEDVTEDRISAMFSTMGTPAVHGKSGSCSVDKEESVGTNYKRTIAVMEIQRMKRESFWARSDREEDARKAEEKRRAFEERRLLEIKRIQQEHREAEERERKMIEKENRIQERRRIEEEKEAAAQKQEMIQWEQQKKEHEEEMRASFRRSESIEKAAEAAALVSQRSINPLEFFRQLSSSSSCDPPNPASPLTGKPPFRHFQRSLTERAFIFKKSDLPAPTSKSSPLVEISVAFSPTSSSQASTQCSQHILDTVSDYQPSIPPASPGSLVPSSTLPPSRSPPDLLPPSLQTAPFHATTAPDPSPLSPSVSPPSSPTTPDLLACQSQAPSISTLLASIDPSPADVDILLSPETLNVTVMHNAVHTKKHASSLKSSDVDLEDLEVDILEIDLGITKGVENEECGEEEAGLFNLKTGSDPHTLALKTDLAIHSTEEYGVAFVDHHPDAESAMLVTDLKEQVECMSIEKNDFTEKKVPFKEPFIDSEDREREEMQWSESPLQASAETGKITLFGQADEEETYEVTDDVDQSTLQVQPTVDSKCGIINEQKSQNINDPPMDCDD
- the LOC111847057 gene encoding uncharacterized protein isoform X3, encoding MKAINLNTFNLSLLTAKEDVLNPRSSTDWALFRYDGFNNNLKLSDSGVGGLVELVKRFHRNRGLYGLCQVTLKKPEHQHIVLISWIGDDVDKCRREEYASHQPAIKAFFKEAHMFVSAKTLEDVTEDRISAMFSTMGTPAVHGKSGSCSVDKEESVGTNYKRTIAVMEIQRMKRESFWARSDREEDARKAEEKRRAFEERRLLEIKRIQQEHREAEERERKMIEKENRIQERRRIEEEKEAAAQKQEMIQWEQQKKEHEEEMRASFRRSESIEKAAEAAALVSQRSINPLEFFRQLSSSSSCDPPNPASPLTGKPPFRHFQRSLTERAFIFKKSDLPAPTSKSSPLVEISVAFSPTSSSQASTQCSQHILDTVSDYQPSIPPASPGSLVPSSTLPPSRSPPDLLPPSLQTAPFHATTAPDPSPLSPSVSPPSSPTTPDLLACQSQAPSISTLLASIDPSPADVDILLSPETLNVTVMHNAVHTKKHASSLKSSDVDLEDLEVDILEIDLGITKGVENEECGEEEAGLFNLKTGSDPHTLALKTDLAIHSTEEYGVAFVDHHPDAESAMLVTDLKEQASAETGKITLFGQADEEETYEVTDDVDQSTLQVQPTVDSKCGIINEQKSQNINDPPMDCDDVVESLRSIKEDQSCDLIYVSTRQDGIQEDSKNMIETSKDNEVETTSLDRIDIVETVDKA
- the LOC111847057 gene encoding uncharacterized protein isoform X1, coding for MKAINLNTFNLSLLTAKEDVLNPRSSTDWALFRYDGFNNNLKLSDSGVGGLVELVKRFHRNRGLYGLCQVTLKKPEHQHIVLISWIGDDVDKCRREEYASHQPAIKAFFKEAHMFVSAKTLEDVTEDRISAMFSTMGTPAVHGKSGSCSVDKEESVGTNYKRTIAVMEIQRMKRESFWARSDREEDARKAEEKRRAFEERRLLEIKRIQQEHREAEERERKMIEKENRIQERRRIEEEKEAAAQKQEMIQWEQQKKEHEEEMRASFRRSESIEKAAEAAALVSQRSINPLEFFRQLSSSSSCDPPNPASPLTGKPPFRHFQRSLTERAFIFKKSDLPAPTSKSSPLVEISVAFSPTSSSQASTQCSQHILDTVSDYQPSIPPASPGSLVPSSTLPPSRSPPDLLPPSLQTAPFHATTAPDPSPLSPSVSPPSSPTTPDLLACQSQAPSISTLLASIDPSPADVDILLSPETLNVTVMHNAVHTKKHASSLKSSDVDLEDLEVDILEIDLGITKGVENEECGEEEAGLFNLKTGSDPHTLALKTDLAIHSTEEYGVAFVDHHPDAESAMLVTDLKEQVECMSIEKNDFTEKKVPFKEPFIDSEDREREEMQWSESPLQASAETGKITLFGQADEEETYEVTDDVDQSTLQVQPTVDSKCGIINEQKSQNINDPPMDCDDVVESLRSIKEDQSCDLIYVSTRQDGIQEDSKNMIETSKDNEVETTSLDRIDIVETVDKA
- the LOC111847057 gene encoding uncharacterized protein isoform X5 codes for the protein MFVSAKTLEDVTEDRISAMFSTMGTPAVHGKSGSCSVDKEESVGTNYKRTIAVMEIQRMKRESFWARSDREEDARKAEEKRRAFEERRLLEIKRIQQEHREAEERERKMIEKENRIQERRRIEEEKEAAAQKQEMIQWEQQKKEHEEEMRASFRRSESIEKAAEAAALVSQRSINPLEFFRQLSSSSSCDPPNPASPLTGKPPFRHFQRSLTERAFIFKKSDLPAPTSKSSPLVEISVAFSPTSSSQASTQCSQHILDTVSDYQPSIPPASPGSLVPSSTLPPSRSPPDLLPPSLQTAPFHATTAPDPSPLSPSVSPPSSPTTPDLLACQSQAPSISTLLASIDPSPADVDILLSPETLNVTVMHNAVHTKKHASSLKSSDVDLEDLEVDILEIDLGITKGVENEECGEEEAGLFNLKTGSDPHTLALKTDLAIHSTEEYGVAFVDHHPDAESAMLVTDLKEQVECMSIEKNDFTEKKVPFKEPFIDSEDREREEMQWSESPLQASAETGKITLFGQADEEETYEVTDDVDQSTLQVQPTVDSKCGIINEQKSQNINDPPMDCDDVVESLRSIKEDQSCDLIYVSTRQDGIQEDSKNMIETSKDNEVETTSLDRIDIVETVDKA